A window of uncultured Litoreibacter sp. contains these coding sequences:
- a CDS encoding phosphate acyltransferase: MSSENPFLSTREAVCPPNLLEMAQNATSPRVAIARAGAPLPMEAARDATEANIMEPVFTGERHMIEAEAEKLNWDISQFQLIEAEGEADSGMAAAMACGDGRADVMMKGQLHSDTFMRAALARDAGLRTGNRLVHIFHISHPDGGPSITISDAAVNVDPNIETRKDATREVVKLLHMIGNDRPKVAFLSATESVLPAVPSSVEADELATWAKSEIEGADFSGPLALDLILSPAAVATKKLAADPVAGKADAIIVPDIVSGNSLFKSFVYLTGGCAAGIVMGAKVPVLLTSRADPPAARMASICLAAIANASK, translated from the coding sequence GTGAGTTCTGAAAATCCGTTCCTGTCCACCCGCGAAGCCGTATGCCCCCCCAATTTGCTGGAGATGGCCCAAAACGCCACCTCCCCCCGCGTGGCCATTGCCCGCGCAGGAGCACCGCTTCCCATGGAAGCCGCTCGCGACGCCACCGAGGCCAACATCATGGAGCCGGTCTTCACTGGCGAACGTCACATGATCGAGGCAGAGGCCGAGAAACTAAATTGGGACATTTCACAATTCCAACTGATCGAGGCAGAGGGCGAAGCTGATAGCGGCATGGCCGCTGCCATGGCCTGCGGTGACGGCCGCGCTGACGTGATGATGAAGGGTCAGCTGCACTCCGACACGTTCATGCGCGCCGCTTTGGCCCGCGACGCGGGGCTTCGCACAGGTAACCGCCTCGTCCATATCTTCCACATCAGCCATCCCGATGGCGGGCCATCCATCACCATCTCGGACGCCGCCGTTAACGTGGACCCCAATATCGAGACCCGCAAAGACGCGACCCGCGAAGTGGTCAAGCTGCTGCACATGATCGGCAATGATCGCCCGAAAGTGGCGTTCCTGTCAGCCACCGAAAGCGTGCTACCTGCCGTGCCATCCTCCGTCGAAGCGGATGAGCTGGCCACATGGGCCAAATCGGAAATTGAAGGCGCGGACTTCTCAGGCCCCTTAGCGTTGGACCTGATCCTCAGCCCTGCTGCGGTTGCCACAAAGAAGCTAGCCGCTGACCCCGTTGCAGGCAAAGCTGATGCGATCATCGTGCCAGACATTGTGTCGGGCAACTCGCTGTTCAAATCCTTCGTCTATCTGACAGGCGGTTGTGCCGCTGGCATCGTCATGGGGGCAAAGGTACCGGTTTTGCTGACGTCTCGCGCCGATCCGCCCGCGGCCCGTATGGCGTCCATCTGCCTCGCCGCGATTGCGAACGCATCCAAATGA
- a CDS encoding membrane dipeptidase, with product MSAPVIDNLQYVNWSEKAFRQLREGGVDAIHVTIAYHESFREAVLNVSQWNRWFEQYPELIMRGTSGDDVRKAVETGRTAVFFGFQNPSPIEDDIGLIEVWHQLGIRFMQLTYNNQSLLATGCYEPDDTGLTRFGKQAVAEMNRVGLVVDMSHSADRSTLEAIEHSTRPIAITHANPDWWHPALRNKSDDVIRALTEAGGMLGFSMYPHHLKDGTACTLKSFCEMIAEAASRYGAQHLGIGSDLCQDQPDSVVTWMRNGRWSKEMDYGEGSAAQAGFPEQPDWFVDNRDMPNLTKGLLDAGFDQAEVDGIMGGNWLRFYDSSFGAA from the coding sequence ATGAGCGCGCCTGTCATTGATAACCTGCAATATGTGAATTGGTCGGAGAAAGCCTTCAGGCAACTCCGCGAGGGTGGTGTCGACGCAATCCATGTGACCATTGCCTATCATGAAAGTTTTCGCGAGGCGGTGTTGAACGTCTCTCAGTGGAACCGGTGGTTTGAACAATACCCTGAATTGATCATGCGCGGCACGTCTGGAGATGACGTGCGGAAGGCTGTTGAGACCGGGCGGACGGCGGTGTTTTTCGGCTTTCAAAACCCTTCGCCGATTGAAGACGACATCGGGTTGATTGAGGTGTGGCACCAGCTTGGCATCCGCTTCATGCAGCTGACCTATAACAACCAGTCATTGCTGGCGACGGGCTGCTATGAACCCGATGACACCGGGCTAACGCGGTTTGGCAAACAAGCCGTTGCGGAGATGAACCGCGTGGGGCTGGTTGTGGACATGAGCCATTCGGCGGACCGCTCGACACTTGAGGCGATTGAGCACTCGACCCGACCTATCGCGATCACGCATGCCAACCCTGATTGGTGGCATCCCGCGTTGCGCAACAAATCGGACGACGTGATCCGCGCTTTGACGGAAGCGGGGGGCATGTTGGGCTTTTCGATGTACCCACATCACCTGAAGGACGGCACTGCCTGCACCCTGAAAAGCTTTTGCGAGATGATTGCGGAGGCGGCGTCGCGGTATGGCGCGCAGCATTTGGGCATTGGGTCCGATCTGTGTCAGGACCAACCCGACAGCGTGGTGACTTGGATGCGCAACGGACGATGGTCGAAGGAAATGGATTACGGCGAAGGGTCTGCGGCGCAGGCCGGGTTCCCGGAGCAGCCAGATTGGTTTGTGGACAACCGCGACATGCCTAACTTGACCAAGGGGCTCTTGGATGCAGGATTTGACCAAGCGGAGGTCGACGGCATCATGGGCGGCAATTGGCTGCGGTTTTATGATAGCTCTTTTGGTGCCGCATGA
- the hisD gene encoding histidinol dehydrogenase: MKHIKSPVVDKVAEDTKTRGLVAEMLATIREGREDAVRDYAKKLDGWRGDFVLSPQKRDALVAQVPEQAKRDIEFAHRQITRFAAAQRASLSDFSIETEPGVMLGQKCVPVDCAGCYVPGGRYAHVASALMSVATAKAAGVPFVIAASPPRGDAIDPAVCYAMTLAGADVILEMGGVQAVASMAFGLFGTQPADILVGPGNAFVAEAKIQLFGGVGIDLFAGPTESAVIADETADPMTVAIDLLSQAEHGVNSPVWLFTTSSDLAETVNRILPQVAADWPTGDVAMVSWRDYGEIIVCEDNEQMAEVSDKYACEHLQVQTKDLEWWRDRLRNYGSLFLGEGSTVSHGDKCSGTNHILPTRQAARYTGGLNVMKFLKILTWQEIATDADPEMSEVGSRLSRLEGMDGHARACDWRLQKFSGKTAFDFEVSQQERYD; this comes from the coding sequence ATGAAACACATCAAATCTCCCGTCGTTGACAAAGTGGCTGAAGACACCAAAACGCGCGGCTTGGTTGCCGAAATGCTGGCTACGATCCGGGAAGGTCGCGAAGATGCCGTGCGGGACTATGCCAAGAAACTTGATGGTTGGAGGGGTGACTTCGTGTTGTCACCACAGAAGCGGGATGCCTTGGTGGCCCAGGTTCCCGAGCAGGCCAAACGCGATATCGAATTTGCGCATCGCCAGATCACCCGATTTGCAGCCGCGCAGCGCGCCAGCTTGAGCGACTTTTCCATTGAGACCGAGCCGGGTGTTATGCTGGGCCAAAAATGCGTGCCAGTCGATTGCGCCGGTTGTTACGTGCCGGGGGGGCGCTATGCGCATGTCGCCTCGGCCTTGATGAGCGTGGCAACGGCGAAAGCGGCGGGTGTGCCGTTCGTGATCGCGGCCTCACCACCGCGCGGAGACGCGATTGACCCCGCAGTTTGCTATGCGATGACCTTGGCGGGCGCGGACGTCATTTTGGAGATGGGCGGCGTTCAGGCCGTGGCCTCGATGGCGTTTGGGCTATTTGGCACGCAGCCCGCTGACATTCTGGTCGGACCCGGCAATGCGTTCGTGGCTGAGGCGAAAATCCAGTTGTTCGGCGGCGTTGGGATCGACCTGTTTGCCGGGCCGACCGAAAGTGCCGTGATTGCGGATGAAACCGCCGACCCGATGACCGTTGCAATTGACTTGTTGTCGCAGGCCGAACATGGGGTGAATTCGCCGGTGTGGCTGTTTACAACCTCGTCTGACCTGGCTGAAACCGTGAACCGGATTCTGCCGCAAGTCGCGGCAGATTGGCCTACGGGCGACGTGGCAATGGTGTCCTGGCGTGACTACGGCGAAATCATTGTGTGCGAAGACAACGAACAGATGGCAGAGGTTTCTGACAAATACGCGTGCGAGCATTTGCAGGTCCAAACCAAAGATCTGGAATGGTGGCGCGACCGGTTGCGCAATTACGGGTCTTTGTTCCTTGGCGAAGGCTCGACAGTGTCACATGGCGACAAATGCTCCGGGACCAACCACATCCTGCCGACGCGGCAGGCCGCGCGATATACTGGCGGGTTGAACGTGATGAAATTTCTCAAGATCCTGACCTGGCAGGAGATTGCGACCGATGCTGACCCGGAAATGTCGGAAGTGGGGTCGCGGCTGTCTCGGTTGGAGGGCATGGACGGTCATGCGCGGGCCTGCGACTGGCGTTTGCAGAAATTCAGCGGGAAGACCGCGTTTGACTTCGAGGTGTCGCAACAGGAACGCTACGACTGA
- a CDS encoding sulfite exporter TauE/SafE family protein has translation MNLLADLTNLTTTEVLLLSAIIFVASMVRGFSGFGLSAVVMASAIFILPPLALIPMLWFLEMAGSLAMFKGGMKDADRPTAKGLIIGSACGLPVGLLINMQLATETSKAVALSVLIVLAFGQLAKIRMPFLATTAGTYGSGLGAGIVTGFAGAGGMLIALYMLARNLPARTMRGTLSIYLLGAGVLGLATHLIIGTMDQTAIARGLFFIIPTLLGLYAGRALFIPRLEPYYKPFCLTLLLGLASLGLIRTVSN, from the coding sequence ATGAACCTGCTTGCCGATCTCACAAATCTGACCACGACAGAGGTTCTGCTGCTCAGCGCCATTATCTTCGTCGCCTCCATGGTGCGCGGCTTTTCAGGTTTTGGGCTGTCTGCCGTGGTGATGGCCTCGGCCATCTTCATCTTGCCGCCTTTGGCGCTAATTCCGATGCTTTGGTTCCTCGAGATGGCTGGTAGCCTGGCCATGTTCAAAGGCGGCATGAAGGACGCGGACCGGCCCACTGCCAAGGGACTAATCATCGGCTCCGCCTGCGGCTTGCCAGTGGGTCTATTGATCAACATGCAATTGGCGACAGAGACGTCCAAAGCGGTCGCCCTGTCAGTCCTAATCGTCTTGGCCTTTGGCCAGCTGGCAAAGATTAGAATGCCGTTCCTTGCAACGACAGCAGGCACATATGGCTCTGGCCTCGGCGCGGGTATTGTCACCGGGTTTGCCGGTGCGGGCGGTATGCTCATCGCGCTATACATGCTCGCCCGCAACCTGCCTGCACGAACCATGCGCGGTACGCTTTCAATCTATCTGCTCGGCGCGGGCGTGCTTGGCCTCGCTACGCACCTGATCATCGGCACTATGGACCAAACCGCGATTGCCCGCGGCCTGTTCTTCATCATTCCAACGCTCCTTGGCCTCTACGCAGGCCGCGCGCTCTTCATTCCGCGCCTGGAGCCTTACTACAAACCCTTCTGCCTGACGCTGCTGCTTGGCCTCGCCTCGCTCGGCCTCATCCGCACCGTATCCAACTAG
- a CDS encoding 4Fe-4S dicluster domain-containing protein — MTQLPTHTEKKLGLVIDLDTCVGCHACVVSCKGWNTENYGAALSDQNAYGKDPSGTFLNRVHSYEVQPEQGAAQTIHFPKSCLHCEDAPCVTVCPTGASYKRVEDGIVLVNESDCIGCGLCAWACPYGARELDQAEGVMKKCTLCVDRIYNENLPEEDRQPACVRTCPAGARHFGDLGDETSDVSVLVKERGGFDLMPEQGTKPVNKYLPPRPKDEQIDILAPLLEPVAAEPKGFLGWLDKTLEKL; from the coding sequence ATGACCCAACTCCCAACCCATACCGAGAAGAAGCTCGGCCTTGTCATCGACCTCGACACCTGCGTCGGCTGCCATGCCTGCGTGGTGTCCTGCAAAGGCTGGAACACGGAAAACTATGGCGCGGCGCTCAGCGATCAAAACGCCTATGGCAAGGACCCTTCCGGCACCTTCCTGAACCGCGTGCACAGCTACGAAGTGCAACCGGAACAAGGCGCGGCACAGACCATCCACTTCCCCAAGAGCTGCCTGCATTGCGAGGACGCGCCCTGCGTCACCGTCTGCCCAACAGGCGCCAGCTACAAACGTGTCGAAGATGGCATCGTGCTGGTCAATGAAAGCGACTGCATCGGGTGCGGCCTCTGCGCATGGGCCTGCCCCTATGGCGCACGGGAACTCGACCAAGCCGAAGGTGTTATGAAGAAATGTACCCTCTGCGTCGACCGCATCTACAATGAAAACCTGCCCGAGGAAGACCGCCAACCGGCCTGCGTCCGCACCTGCCCCGCGGGCGCACGCCATTTCGGCGATCTGGGCGATGAAACCTCTGACGTCTCCGTGCTGGTAAAAGAACGCGGCGGGTTCGACCTGATGCCCGAGCAAGGCACCAAACCCGTCAACAAATACCTGCCGCCTCGTCCAAAGGACGAGCAAATCGACATCCTCGCCCCCCTGTTGGAACCCGTGGCCGCTGAGCCAAAAGGCTTCCTTGGCTGGCTCGACAAAACGTTGGAGAAACTCTGA
- a CDS encoding DmsC/YnfH family molybdoenzyme membrane anchor subunit, producing the protein MHPAPSIIFFTVFSGLGFGMLAFLGLGKPDVSGFTAFIFFAIAYALAVGGLISSTFHLGNPQRALKAFTQWKTSWLSREGCLAVATLIVMGLYAIGIIFFHTRIGILGLLGAALCVCTVLGTSMIYTQIKTVPRWHHWTTPLVFLGYALTGGAFLTSQVRVAAAGLVTIGALQVIAWIIGDKRFAEEGSSIETATGLGAIGKVRMFEAPHSSKNYLMKEMVHVIGRKHARTLRIIGVVLLSLLPWTILMFFPFSHVLAVIALLAHVAGALTTRWLFFAEAEHTVGLYYGQR; encoded by the coding sequence ATGCACCCCGCACCCTCCATTATCTTCTTCACCGTCTTCTCCGGCCTCGGCTTTGGCATGCTGGCCTTCCTCGGTCTCGGCAAACCCGACGTTTCCGGCTTCACCGCTTTCATCTTCTTTGCCATAGCCTATGCGCTTGCCGTGGGCGGCCTGATCTCCTCCACCTTCCACTTGGGCAACCCGCAACGCGCGCTAAAGGCCTTCACACAATGGAAAACGAGCTGGCTGTCGCGCGAAGGCTGCCTTGCCGTGGCCACCCTTATTGTCATGGGCCTCTACGCCATAGGGATCATCTTCTTTCATACGCGCATCGGCATTCTTGGCCTGTTGGGCGCGGCACTTTGCGTTTGTACGGTGCTCGGCACATCCATGATCTACACGCAGATCAAAACGGTTCCCCGCTGGCATCACTGGACCACGCCATTGGTTTTCCTAGGCTATGCCCTCACAGGTGGCGCGTTTCTAACCAGTCAGGTTCGCGTTGCCGCCGCAGGCCTCGTCACCATTGGCGCGTTGCAGGTGATCGCATGGATCATTGGCGACAAACGTTTCGCGGAGGAAGGCTCAAGCATCGAGACCGCAACAGGCCTCGGCGCCATCGGCAAGGTCCGTATGTTCGAGGCCCCGCATTCCTCGAAAAACTACCTGATGAAGGAAATGGTCCACGTCATCGGCCGCAAACACGCCCGCACATTGCGCATCATCGGCGTCGTTCTGCTGTCGCTGCTGCCATGGACGATCTTGATGTTCTTCCCGTTCAGCCATGTCCTGGCGGTCATCGCCCTATTGGCCCATGTCGCAGGCGCTCTAACTACGCGCTGGTTGTTCTTCGCGGAGGCAGAACACACGGTCGGCCTCTATTACGGGCAACGCTAA
- a CDS encoding molybdopterin oxidoreductase family protein — MNQPVINLSPKVSDEVRKTTCYMCACRCGINVHMKEGKVAYIEGNKDHPVNQGVLCAKGSAGIMQHNAPSRLKAPMKRVGPRGSGEFEEITWEEAYDIAVGILEPVRRDNPEKLAFFTGRDQSQSFTSLWAQGFGTPNYAAHGGFCSVNMAAAGIYTMGGAFWEFGQPDWDRTKMVMIFGVAEDHDSNPIKMGLGKVKARGAKVYGVNPIRSGYNAVADEWVGITPGTDGLFILSLVHELFKAGKIDLHYLAQWTNAPVLVNGDEKSEDFGLLMRDKNNKLMVIDRATGKPAAFDKKGVKPDLAGSQRVKGVTHRSVFQHMAEKYLDPQYAPEAVAAKTGITAERIKRIAAELADVAFNQAIEVKQTWTDFRGETHDKFVGRPVSFHSMRGISAHANGFQTCRALHMLQIILGTVETPGGMRFKPPYPKPPEAHPKPHCKVTPGEALDGPHLGFTHGPDDLALKEDGSPARIDKAFTWENPMSSHGMMHMVISNAHAGVPYKIDTLFMYMANMSWNSSMNTRGVIDMLTDKDEDGNYVIPNIIYSDAYSSEMVSYADLILPDTTYLERHDCISLLDRPICEADAVADAIRWPVVEPDRDVKGFQSALCDLGARLGLPGFVNEDGSQKYKDYADYITNHIRRPGVGPLAGFRGNGDEHGRGDSNPGQLDAYIDNGGFWMEHVPEDAAFFKPWNMNYQDWAVKKSFFDKPMPYLFNLYVEPMRRFQLAAEGHGTRQPPDHLRERIKATMDPLPIWYSNEDENKADEYPVTALTQRPMAMYHSWGSQNAWLRQIHGHNPLYVPTKIWEENNFQEGDWAKVASPHGEITVPVAHQAALNENTIWTWNAIGKRKGAWALEEDAPETTKGFLLNHLIHELLPPKGDGLRWSNSDPITGQAAWFDLKVRVEKAPTPEQPQTKPNVPAQKSPVGKGPKNLTWKLGK, encoded by the coding sequence ATGAACCAACCCGTGATCAATCTGTCGCCCAAGGTCTCTGACGAGGTCCGCAAGACCACCTGCTACATGTGCGCCTGCCGCTGCGGGATCAACGTCCACATGAAGGAGGGCAAGGTCGCCTATATCGAGGGCAACAAGGATCACCCGGTCAACCAAGGTGTGCTCTGCGCCAAAGGCTCAGCGGGCATCATGCAGCACAACGCCCCGTCCCGTCTGAAAGCGCCGATGAAGCGCGTCGGTCCTCGCGGGTCAGGCGAGTTCGAAGAAATCACGTGGGAAGAGGCCTACGACATCGCCGTCGGCATCCTGGAACCTGTGCGCCGCGACAACCCCGAAAAGCTGGCTTTCTTCACAGGCCGCGACCAATCGCAAAGCTTCACCTCCCTCTGGGCACAAGGTTTCGGCACCCCGAACTACGCTGCCCATGGCGGCTTCTGTTCCGTCAACATGGCCGCCGCTGGCATCTACACGATGGGCGGCGCGTTCTGGGAATTCGGCCAGCCCGACTGGGACCGCACCAAGATGGTGATGATCTTCGGCGTCGCGGAAGACCACGATAGCAACCCGATCAAAATGGGCCTCGGTAAAGTCAAAGCGCGCGGCGCGAAGGTCTACGGCGTCAACCCGATCCGGTCCGGCTATAACGCGGTCGCCGACGAATGGGTTGGCATCACCCCCGGCACCGACGGTCTGTTCATCCTGTCGCTGGTTCATGAGCTGTTCAAAGCCGGCAAGATCGACCTGCACTACCTCGCGCAATGGACCAACGCGCCTGTGCTGGTCAACGGCGACGAAAAGTCCGAAGACTTCGGCCTTCTTATGCGCGACAAAAACAACAAGCTGATGGTCATCGACCGCGCAACCGGCAAGCCTGCCGCTTTCGACAAGAAAGGCGTCAAGCCGGACCTCGCAGGTTCCCAACGCGTCAAAGGCGTCACCCACCGCTCTGTCTTCCAGCACATGGCGGAGAAATACCTCGACCCGCAATACGCCCCCGAGGCCGTCGCTGCTAAAACCGGCATCACAGCCGAACGCATCAAACGCATCGCGGCTGAACTTGCCGACGTGGCCTTCAACCAAGCGATCGAGGTCAAGCAAACCTGGACCGATTTCCGCGGCGAAACACATGACAAATTTGTCGGCCGCCCCGTTTCCTTCCATTCCATGCGCGGTATCTCCGCCCATGCCAACGGCTTCCAGACCTGCCGCGCCCTGCACATGCTTCAGATCATCCTCGGCACCGTTGAGACCCCCGGCGGCATGCGCTTCAAACCGCCCTATCCCAAGCCGCCCGAGGCGCATCCAAAGCCGCATTGCAAGGTGACACCGGGCGAGGCGCTTGACGGCCCGCATCTGGGCTTCACCCATGGCCCCGACGATCTGGCGCTGAAGGAAGACGGCTCCCCCGCCCGCATCGACAAGGCCTTCACATGGGAAAACCCGATGTCGTCGCACGGCATGATGCACATGGTCATCTCCAATGCCCATGCCGGGGTTCCTTACAAGATCGACACGCTCTTCATGTATATGGCGAACATGTCGTGGAACTCCTCGATGAACACGCGCGGCGTAATCGACATGCTGACCGACAAGGATGAAGACGGGAATTACGTCATCCCCAACATCATCTATTCGGACGCCTACAGCTCCGAAATGGTCAGCTACGCCGACCTGATCCTGCCCGACACAACCTATCTGGAACGCCACGACTGCATCAGCCTGCTGGACCGCCCGATCTGCGAGGCCGACGCCGTCGCCGACGCAATCCGCTGGCCCGTGGTCGAGCCCGACCGCGACGTCAAAGGCTTCCAATCCGCGCTCTGCGACCTCGGCGCGCGCCTCGGCCTGCCGGGCTTCGTCAACGAGGACGGCTCCCAGAAATACAAAGACTACGCCGACTACATCACCAACCACATCCGCCGCCCCGGCGTCGGGCCCTTGGCGGGCTTCCGAGGCAATGGCGACGAGCACGGGCGCGGAGACTCCAACCCCGGCCAACTCGATGCATATATCGACAATGGCGGCTTCTGGATGGAGCACGTCCCCGAGGACGCCGCCTTCTTCAAGCCATGGAACATGAACTATCAGGATTGGGCCGTCAAAAAATCCTTCTTCGACAAGCCTATGCCCTACCTGTTCAACCTCTACGTCGAACCCATGCGCCGCTTCCAACTCGCAGCCGAGGGCCATGGCACGCGTCAACCGCCTGATCATTTGCGAGAGCGGATCAAAGCGACAATGGACCCGCTGCCAATCTGGTACTCCAACGAAGACGAGAACAAGGCTGACGAATACCCCGTCACCGCCCTCACCCAACGCCCGATGGCGATGTACCATTCATGGGGCAGCCAAAACGCATGGCTCAGACAAATCCACGGCCACAACCCGCTCTATGTACCGACAAAAATCTGGGAAGAAAACAACTTCCAGGAAGGCGATTGGGCCAAGGTCGCCAGCCCGCATGGGGAAATCACCGTCCCCGTCGCGCATCAGGCCGCGCTGAACGAAAACACCATCTGGACATGGAACGCGATCGGCAAACGCAAAGGCGCATGGGCACTGGAAGAAGACGCGCCTGAGACCACCAAAGGCTTCCTGCTGAACCACCTGATCCACGAGCTGCTCCCCCCGAAAGGCGACGGCCTGCGCTGGTCCAACTCCGATCCGATCACCGGCCAGGCCGCATGGTTCGACCTCAAGGTCCGCGTCGAAAAGGCCCCCACGCCGGAACAGCCGCAAACCAAACCCAACGTACCGGCACAGAAATCACCCGTCGGCAAAGGCCCTAAAAACCTGACATGGAAGCTCGGCAAATGA